CTTCGGTTTATATCTGGGTTATGCCGCCTTGGTCCGTAAACGTTGTGGGGCGGCAAAAGCTTGATATGCGGAAAAACTATGTGTTTGTATCCAATCATCAAAGCCAGTTGGACATCCTTGTGCTTTACCGTCTGCTTTTTCCCTACCGCTGGGTGTCCAAAATTTCCGTTTTTCGGCTGCCGTTCGTTGGGTGGAATATGGCGCTTAACAATGGGGATATTAAACTCAAGCGTGGTGACAAGGAAAGTATCAAGGCCATGATGGCCGAATGTGAGGCGCTTTTACGGAAAAATATCTCCATTTTTTTCTTCCCCGAAGGCACAAGGTCCAAAGACGGCCGCATCGGCAGGTTCAAACCCGGCGCATTTCTCCTGGCCAAAAAAACAGGTGTTGATATTCAGCCCATTGCCATTTGCAATACCAATAAGGCGTTGCCTAAACACTCGTTGACCTTTCAGGGAAACACGAAGATGACGGTAAAGGTTCTGGATACCATTCCTTTTTCCCGGTTCAGGGATATGACCCCTGAAAAGCTTGCCGATATGACAAGGACGGTGATTGCCGGCCATGTTGCCGGTTGTCGGGAATCGGCCTGATTATATCACTCGATGATCAAGTATCAATATTTGGTTTCGGACCGGGTCTTAAGTGATTTGCCTATTTTGCTATTTCCGGAAGCGCGGGCGTTCCGCCCGCGCTCCCAGGTTAAGTCATCCTCAGCGCTACATCAATAGACATTAGAAACAATCTATCTGCATTGGCTTGCCTTGATTACGACTTAAAATCCGGTGCGGTGGGATATTTAATTCTGATCTTAGGCCTAAATGGAAAGAGATGCTTCGTGTCTATGTCGGTAAAAAGTGATTTAAAATAAAAAATTACATTTTTGGTGTCTTTGTGTGGGGTTGATTAAACCGGTTATGTTGACTGGCATCTCGCCCCTTCTTATTAAGAATAAATAAAAATAAAATTTTAACGTCCTCAAAATTAAGTTTATTGAATAATAATCTATTCGCTAAAAGTATATTACATATTTGAATCGAAATAAACCACAAATATGTAATATAAAATCCCTCCTCACATCATCTCAACACGAATAATAATTTTTTTTTATTTAAAACAAGATGTAATTCAAGCACGTTAGCATTTTTGTTGGTCATCCAACGTCGTTGTGGAACGCCCGTTGCAATTATAGGCATTACGACAACGGACAGGTTTTTAGCCTGTCAAACTAAAACACAACTAAAGCTTAATTAAGGAGCTAAAAAAATCATGAGAAAAGTAGCAATCTACGGAAAAGGCGGCATCGGCAAATCCACAACAACCCAGAACACGGTAGCGGGACTGGTGGAGGCCGGCAAAAAAATCATGATCGTGGGGTGTGACCCCAAGTCCGACTCCACACGGCTCATGCTCGACGGGTTGGCCCAGAAAACCGTTCTGGACACCCTGAGAGAAGAGGGTGAAGATGTGGAGCTCGAAGATGTCAGAAAAGCCGGATACGGTGGGGTCCTGTGTACGGAATCCGGCGGACCCGAACCCGGTGTGGGCTGCGCGGGTCGAGGCATCATCACCTCCATCAACCTGCTGGAACAGCTGGGCGCCTATGACGAAGAGCAGAACCTGGATTATGTATTTTATGATGTTCTGGGCGACGTGGTCTGCGGCGGATTTGCCATGCCCATCCGTGAAGGCAAGGCCCAGGAGATCTATATTGTTGTCTCCGGCGAGATGATGGCCATGTACGCGGCCAACAACATCTGCAAGGGTATCGTAAAATTTGCCCAGTCCGGCGGCGTGCGTCTCGGCGGCCTGATCTGCAACTCCCGTCAGGTCGATAACGAACTGGAAATGATCGAACAGTTGGCCAAGAGACTGGGCACCCAGATGATCCACTTTGTTCCCCGGCATAACATGGTTCAGCAGGCGGAAATCAACAGAAAAACGGTTATCGATTTTGCACCGGATCACCCCCAGGCCGATGAATACCGGGCCCTGGCCAGAAAAATGGATGAGAATGAGATGTTTGTCATCCCCACCCCCCTTGAGATTGAAGAACTGGAGTCCCTGCTCATTGAATACGGGATCGCGGCGTAACCAAACACCTAAGCATGATAAGGAACAGTTAAATGAAAGTAATGATTAAAGCCATCGTCCGCCCTGAAAAAGTTAACGCCGTCATGTCCGCCCTCATGGAATCCGGATATCCGGCGGTTACCCGGATGAGTGTGGCCGGACGCGGCAAGCAGCGGGGGATCAAAATCGGTGAAATCACCTATGACGAAATTCCCAAGGAGATGCTGATATCGATTATTGATGAAAAAGATCGTGATTTTGTTCTTAAAACCATTTTAGAAACCGCCAAGACCGGTGAGAAAGGCGCCTTTGGCGACGGCAAGATTTTCATTTCTCCGGTCATTGAGTCGTATACCATCAGTTCAGGCAAAAAAGACATCGACCTGGATGAAGCGCTGGAGGAGGCATCATGAAAGAGATCATGGCCGTTGTCCGCATGAACAAGATCAATGCGACCAAAAAGGCGCTGATTGACGCGGGGGTGTCTTCCATGACCGCCTTTGAGTGTCTGGGACGGGGCAAAGGCCTGGTGAGCATGGATCTTCTCAAAGGGGCGGAAGAGGGGCATGAAGAGGCCATTGCCCAGTTGGGCGAGGGGAGCCGCCTACGCCCCAAACGGGCCCTGTTTGTGGTCGTGCCGGACAAACTGGTCCAAAAAACCGTAGACACGATTATAGACGCCAACCAAACCGGAAAGCCCGGAGACGGGAAAATTTGGGTCCAACCCACCGAAGACGCCATCTCCGTGAGGACATCTGAACACGGCAATGCCGTTCTGGACGAATTTTAAGCAAAACAACATGAGAGCAAAGATAGGGGTATAGACATATGACAGGCGAACGAACCGACACCGTTAATCCGGAAGAGATAAAAAAAGAAATACTGGCAAAGTATCCGCCGAAAGTGGCCCGGAAACGCGGCAAGCAGATCACGCCGGTTTCAAGCGATGACAAAGAGGGCGTTAAAGTCGGCGCCAATGTCAGGACCGTCCCGGGCATCATCACCCAGCGGGGCTGCTGTTATGCCGGCTGCAAAGGCGTTATTATGGGCCCGACCCGGGACATCATCAATTTAACCCACGGCCCCATCGGCTGCGGATTTTACTCCTGGCTGACCCGGCGCAACCAGACTCGTCCCCCAACGGAAGAATCCGACAATTATATGCCCTACTGCTTTTCCACGGACATGCAGGACGAGGATATTGTGTTCGGCGGGGAAAAGAAACTGAAAGCGGCCATCCAGGAAGCCTATGACATTTTTAAACCCAAGTCCATCTCCATCTTCTCCACCTGTCCGGTGGGGCTGATCGGCGACGATATCCATGCCGTGGCACGGGAGATGAAGGAAAAGCTGGGCATCAACATTTTTGGATTCTCCTGTGAAGGCTATAAGGGCGTAAGTCAGTCCGCCGGCCATCACATTGCCAACAACGCTATTTTTACCCATGTCGTGGGCCTGGATGACTCGGTCATGGACGCGAAATTCAAAATCAACCTGCTGGGTGAATACAACATCGGCGGCGACGGGTTCGTCATTGAAGAACTGCTCAATAAATGCGGCATCGACCTGGTGTCCACATTTTCAGGTAACTCCACCATGGATCAGTTTGCCAACTGCCACACCGCCGACCTCAATGCGGTCATGTGCCACAGATCCATTAACTACGTGGCGGACATGCTCGAGACCAAATACGGCATTCCCTGGATAAAAGTCAGTTTCCTGGGACCAAATTCAACCGCGAGCAGCCTGCGCAAAATCGCCGCGTATTTTGAAGACCAGGAACTCATCGACCGGGTGGAAGCGGTAATAGCCGAGGAAATGGCGCCGGTTGACGCCAAAATCAAGGAGATCAAACCCCGGTGCGAGGGCAAAACCGCCATGATGTTTGTGGGCGGCTCCCGGGCCCACCATTACCAGGAACTGTTCCGGGACATCGGCATGACCGTGCTTTCCGCCGGATACGAGTTTGCCCACAGGGATGACTATGAAGGACGCCATGTCATTCCGGACATTAAAATTGATGCCGACTCCAGAAACATTGAAGAGCTGGAAATCGAACCGGATGCAACCCGGTACAACCCCAGAAAAACCGAAGAAGCGATGAAAGCGCTGGAAGAAAAGGGATTCCCGTTTAAAGAGTATGAGGGCATGATCCCTGAAATGGAAAAGGGGTCCCTGATTATCGATGACATCAGCCAGCACGAAACAGAAACCCTGATCGCCATGTACAAGCCGGACATTTTCTGTGCCGGTATCAAGGAAAAATACGCCGTTCAGAAGCACGGTATTCCCATGAAGCAGCTCCACTCCTATGATACGGGTGGGCCCTACGCATCATTTGAAGGCGCGATCAACTTTTTTGAGGAAATCGACCGCATGCTCAACGCCAATATCTGGCAATACCTGGAAGCGCCCTGGCAGAAGGACCCTGAATTGTCCGCCAACTATAATTGGGAATAAGCAAGAAACAAGAATCAAGAGACAAGAAACAAGAAACGAGAAACGGAGAAACTTATGCTGCTTCGACATACACCCACAGAGATTAAAGAAAGAAA
The genomic region above belongs to uncultured Desulfobacter sp. and contains:
- a CDS encoding lysophospholipid acyltransferase family protein, with the translated sequence MSYSKKVINRIFSAVFIAFICITSAVFFCVACVLRICTAPFDPRRIVSNVFSAFWASVYIWVMPPWSVNVVGRQKLDMRKNYVFVSNHQSQLDILVLYRLLFPYRWVSKISVFRLPFVGWNMALNNGDIKLKRGDKESIKAMMAECEALLRKNISIFFFPEGTRSKDGRIGRFKPGAFLLAKKTGVDIQPIAICNTNKALPKHSLTFQGNTKMTVKVLDTIPFSRFRDMTPEKLADMTRTVIAGHVAGCRESA
- the nifH gene encoding nitrogenase iron protein, which encodes MRKVAIYGKGGIGKSTTTQNTVAGLVEAGKKIMIVGCDPKSDSTRLMLDGLAQKTVLDTLREEGEDVELEDVRKAGYGGVLCTESGGPEPGVGCAGRGIITSINLLEQLGAYDEEQNLDYVFYDVLGDVVCGGFAMPIREGKAQEIYIVVSGEMMAMYAANNICKGIVKFAQSGGVRLGGLICNSRQVDNELEMIEQLAKRLGTQMIHFVPRHNMVQQAEINRKTVIDFAPDHPQADEYRALARKMDENEMFVIPTPLEIEELESLLIEYGIAA
- a CDS encoding P-II family nitrogen regulator, coding for MKVMIKAIVRPEKVNAVMSALMESGYPAVTRMSVAGRGKQRGIKIGEITYDEIPKEMLISIIDEKDRDFVLKTILETAKTGEKGAFGDGKIFISPVIESYTISSGKKDIDLDEALEEAS
- a CDS encoding P-II family nitrogen regulator, which produces MKEIMAVVRMNKINATKKALIDAGVSSMTAFECLGRGKGLVSMDLLKGAEEGHEEAIAQLGEGSRLRPKRALFVVVPDKLVQKTVDTIIDANQTGKPGDGKIWVQPTEDAISVRTSEHGNAVLDEF
- the nifD gene encoding nitrogenase molybdenum-iron protein alpha chain, translating into MTGERTDTVNPEEIKKEILAKYPPKVARKRGKQITPVSSDDKEGVKVGANVRTVPGIITQRGCCYAGCKGVIMGPTRDIINLTHGPIGCGFYSWLTRRNQTRPPTEESDNYMPYCFSTDMQDEDIVFGGEKKLKAAIQEAYDIFKPKSISIFSTCPVGLIGDDIHAVAREMKEKLGINIFGFSCEGYKGVSQSAGHHIANNAIFTHVVGLDDSVMDAKFKINLLGEYNIGGDGFVIEELLNKCGIDLVSTFSGNSTMDQFANCHTADLNAVMCHRSINYVADMLETKYGIPWIKVSFLGPNSTASSLRKIAAYFEDQELIDRVEAVIAEEMAPVDAKIKEIKPRCEGKTAMMFVGGSRAHHYQELFRDIGMTVLSAGYEFAHRDDYEGRHVIPDIKIDADSRNIEELEIEPDATRYNPRKTEEAMKALEEKGFPFKEYEGMIPEMEKGSLIIDDISQHETETLIAMYKPDIFCAGIKEKYAVQKHGIPMKQLHSYDTGGPYASFEGAINFFEEIDRMLNANIWQYLEAPWQKDPELSANYNWE